In a genomic window of Styela clava chromosome 7, kaStyClav1.hap1.2, whole genome shotgun sequence:
- the LOC120328250 gene encoding beta-glucuronidase-like, whose protein sequence is MCNLYYIYTTLLLCLMLCFQPCHSILYPRESETRTIKDLSGKWKFRIDDSPSRHQSFDEKWWNLTLANFPQAIDMPVPASYNDITQNKSIRDFSGWAWYQREFFVTKAWQQDMYVWLRIGSAHYSAIAWINSVQVLTHHGGHLPFESEVSTHLKFGVKNIITIAVNNTLTPNTLPPGTIVYESEDDHYPPGYFVQNIQFDFFNYAGIHRPVKLYTTSKTFVQDISVTTTCDSDFSKCNLKYFVEVHYLANKIKVNSQQHAGQTVKVSLLDTNGNVVTTGDLSSGLLTVSKPNLWWPVGMNESVAYLYTIVVEIFDENSNLIDNYRLPYGIRTIEVTDTKFLINGKQFYFLGFGKHEDWDIRGKGFDWSSVIKDFNMLEWLGGNSFRTSHYPYSEEIMQLCDERGIVVVDECPAVGLDNEENFSDKTLQHHKDVIRELINRDKNHASVVMWSVANEPNSKLPVSEEYFKTIISLTKSLDATRPVTVVCNQPYDKDLASAFVDVVSVNKYLAWYEDSGHTEVIQPKLGYYLSEWYETRHKPVIHMEWGAGTVVGLHRDPAVMFTEEFQEEVMEEHFKVFDSLRKDFLVGEMIWNYADFATAQDRGRVVGNRKGVLTRQRDPKSAAFVLRRRYHALRNQTLS, encoded by the exons ATGTGCAATTTATATTATATCTATACTACATTACTTTTGTGTCTGATGCTGTGTTTTCAACCATGCCACTCTATTTTATATCCCCGTGAGTCTGAAACACGGACAATCAAAGATCTTAGCGGGAAATGGAAATTCCGAATTGATGATTCACCTTCAAGGCATCAAAGTTTTGATGAAAAATGGTGGAATCTTACTCTAGCAAATTTTCCTCAAGCAATCGATATGCCAGTGCCTGCAAGTTACAATGACATCAcacaaaataaaagcataaGAGACTTTTCTGGATGGGCATG GTATCAAAGAGAATTTTTTGTCACAAAAGCATGGCAGCAAGATATGTATGTTTGGTTAAGAATTGGCAGTGCACATTATTCTGCTATTGCTTGGATCAATTCTGTGCag GTCCTGACTCATCATGGTGGTCATTTGCCTTTTGAGTCTGAAGTCAGCACCCATTTGAAATTTGGAGTAAAAAACATCATAACGATTGCTGTGAATAATACATTGACACCGAATACTCTACCGCCTGGTACAATCGTCTACGAAAGTGAAGATGATCATTATCCACCGGGATATTttgtgcaaaatattcaatttgatttCTTCAATTATGCTGGAATTCACAGACCTGTGAAGTTGTACACAACATCGAAGACATTTGTTCAAGATATTTCTGTAACCACAACTTGTGATTCTGATTTTTCAAAgtgcaatttaaaatattttgttgaagtaCATTATCTGGCAAACAAAATCAAAGTCAACAGCCAACAACACGCTGGTCAAACAGTTAAAGTTTCCCTTTTAGATACAAATGGAAATGTTGTAACGACGGGAGATTTGTCTTCTGGTTTATTAACAGTTTCAAAGCCAAATTTGTGGTGGCCTGTTGGTATGAATGAAAGTGTAGCATACTTGTATACTattgttgttgaaatatttgatgaaaattcaaatttgattgatAATTATCGTCTTCCGTATGGAATTCGTACTATAGAAGTGACCGATACCAAGTTTTTAATCAatggaaaacaattttattttcttggATTTGGTAAACACGAGGATTGGGATATTCGGGGCAAAGGATTTGATTGGTCTTCCGTCATCAAGGACTTCAATATGTTAGAATGGCTTGGTGGCAATTCTTTTCGAACCTCACACTATCCATATTCAGAAGAAATAATGCAGCTATGCGATGAACGAGGCATTGTTGTTGTGGATGAATGCCCTGCAGTTGGCCTTgataatgaagaaaatttttctGATAAGACACTGCAACATCATAAAGATGTTATAAGAGAGCTTATCAATAGGGATAAAAACCATGCATCAGTTGTTATGTGGTCAGTTGCCAATGAGCCAAACTCCAAATTACCAGTAAGTGAAGAATATTTCAAGACTATTATCAGTTTAACTAAGTCACTGGATGCAACAAGGCCTGTTACTGTTGTTTGTAATCAACCATATGACAAAGATCTTGCAAGCGCTTTCGTTGATGTTGTCAGTGTCAACAAATACTTAGCATGGTATGAAGACAGTGGGCATACAGAAGTTATTCAACCAAAGTTGGGCTATTATCTTTCAGAGTGGTATGAG ACAAGACACAAGCCTGTTATACATATGGAATGGGGAGCTGGAACTGTTGTTGGATTGCACAGAGATCCTGCTGTCATGTTCACTGAGGAATTTCAAGAAGAAGTTATGGAAGAACATTTCAAAGTTTTCGATTCGTTGCGAAAAGATTTTCTCGTTGGTGAAATGATTTGGAATTATGCTGACTTTGCAACTGCTCAAGATCGTGGAAGGGTGGTTGGCAATAGGAAAGGGGTTTTAACAAGACAAAGGGATCCGAAGTCTGCTGCATTTGTACTAAGGCGAAGATATCATGCCTTGCGCAACCAAACACTGAGTTAa